Proteins encoded within one genomic window of Haladaptatus sp. QDMS2:
- a CDS encoding MBL fold metallo-hydrolase, translating into MRLTFLGTGSAMPTGERNQTGILLESNGERLLVDCGSGVLNALARTEAGYEAVDTVLLTHHHLDHIADLLPLLKARWLAGEESLTVVGPQGTADLVSDLLDVHDYLKGRVELELQEVDPDAPFTLKGFDITARETIHSMYCLAYRFTPTGSDGPVFTFSGDSEAIRELAEFAEGSAVLAHDCSFPDEIDVSNHPTPSQLGESLAGLDIGRVYLTHLYPHTDGKHREMLDSIGKHYEGDVRFAKDGLSLGIDEE; encoded by the coding sequence ATGCGACTGACGTTTCTCGGGACTGGCAGCGCAATGCCGACAGGGGAGCGCAACCAGACCGGCATCCTCCTCGAATCGAACGGCGAGCGACTGCTCGTGGACTGTGGGAGTGGCGTCCTCAACGCGCTCGCTCGCACGGAAGCGGGCTACGAAGCCGTTGACACAGTTTTGCTGACCCACCACCACTTAGACCACATCGCGGACCTCCTGCCTCTCCTCAAGGCCCGCTGGTTGGCGGGGGAAGAATCGCTGACGGTGGTCGGACCGCAAGGAACCGCGGACCTCGTGAGCGACCTGCTCGACGTTCACGACTATCTGAAAGGCCGAGTCGAACTGGAACTTCAAGAAGTCGACCCGGATGCACCATTCACGCTCAAGGGCTTCGACATCACTGCGAGGGAGACCATCCACTCCATGTACTGTCTCGCCTACCGATTCACCCCGACCGGCAGCGACGGCCCAGTGTTCACCTTCTCGGGCGATTCAGAGGCGATCCGCGAACTGGCCGAGTTTGCAGAAGGCTCCGCCGTGTTGGCTCACGACTGTTCCTTCCCGGACGAAATCGACGTGTCGAACCACCCGACGCCGAGCCAGCTCGGCGAGTCGCTCGCTGGTCTCGACATTGGACGAGTTTATCTGACGCACCTCTACCCCCACACCGACGGCAAACACCGCGAGATGCTCGATTCCATCGGAAAACACTACGAGGGAGACGTACGGTTCGCGAAAGATGGACTGTCGCTCGGTATCGACGAAGAGTGA
- a CDS encoding zinc-dependent metalloprotease, translating into MNFFRSVRAVTNASGDGPIDWHAVAEATKAATDPGDLSLDESTQQGYADDVRDARSRVREVSGIDFDVPRTVEIQHRHHWVDANITTFERVMAPLEDQQLSMIPGVARVVNTATMAFALSFLANNVLGQYDPLLLAEESKEQIDHGLYFVHPNIEKVADMLDVPFPRFRRWIAFHEVAHAAEFGAAPWLSDHLEAQMREGIEDLSGGHLNREAFTELNVAMTSVEGYAELIMDHAFDGEYADLRRKLDEKRKGGGPVAQLVRRMLGMGMKRRQYELGKEFFETVAEVRDIETAALVWERPENLPTKDELENPARWIARVA; encoded by the coding sequence GTGAACTTCTTTCGTAGCGTCAGAGCGGTCACCAACGCCTCGGGCGACGGCCCCATCGACTGGCACGCTGTCGCGGAGGCGACCAAGGCCGCGACTGACCCCGGCGACCTGTCGCTAGACGAGTCAACCCAGCAGGGCTATGCGGACGACGTCCGCGACGCCCGCTCGCGGGTTCGTGAGGTGTCCGGCATCGATTTCGACGTGCCCCGAACCGTCGAAATCCAGCACCGACACCACTGGGTAGACGCGAACATCACCACCTTCGAGCGCGTCATGGCCCCGCTCGAAGACCAGCAGCTGTCGATGATTCCGGGCGTCGCCCGGGTCGTGAACACGGCGACGATGGCCTTCGCGCTCTCCTTCCTCGCGAACAACGTCCTTGGGCAGTACGACCCGCTCCTGCTCGCAGAGGAATCCAAGGAGCAAATCGACCACGGCCTCTACTTCGTCCACCCGAACATCGAGAAGGTGGCCGACATGCTCGACGTCCCGTTCCCGCGTTTCCGCCGGTGGATTGCCTTCCACGAAGTGGCCCACGCCGCCGAGTTCGGCGCTGCACCGTGGCTCTCTGACCATCTCGAAGCGCAGATGCGCGAGGGCATCGAAGACCTCTCCGGCGGACACCTGAACCGCGAGGCGTTCACCGAACTGAACGTGGCGATGACCTCCGTCGAGGGGTATGCAGAACTCATCATGGACCACGCCTTCGACGGCGAGTACGCAGACCTCCGACGGAAACTAGACGAGAAACGCAAGGGCGGCGGCCCCGTCGCACAACTGGTCCGCCGAATGCTCGGCATGGGAATGAAACGCCGTCAGTACGAACTCGGTAAAGAGTTCTTCGAGACGGTGGCCGAAGTCCGCGACATCGAGACGGCCGCACTGGTCTGGGAACGGCCAGAGAACCTACCGACGAAAGACGAGTTGGAGAACCCGGCACGCTGGATTGCCCGGGTCGCCTGA
- a CDS encoding DUF4013 domain-containing protein: protein MLSEALSYPRNGDNWLKTIAIGGVLTLLSFLIVPIFLVQGYFMRILRSAVRGEAGAPEFDEWMDLLTEGLMSFVIALVYVGIPGIIFTVGMFVLGFGAVAGAQTGSSGLMAGLGIVGLLFGLVMFVVLLLAGYVVPAAMANFATKQSFGAGFEFGTVMSIALTSDYLVAWLLAIVVSIVLGTIAGMLTAILVGIFLLFYVQMMVYYLYGRGYANAQETTGPRPTAQTAD from the coding sequence ATGCTTAGTGAAGCACTGTCATATCCGCGGAACGGTGACAACTGGCTCAAGACCATCGCGATCGGAGGTGTTCTGACGTTGCTCAGTTTCCTCATCGTCCCCATCTTCCTGGTGCAGGGATACTTCATGCGAATCCTGCGCTCGGCAGTGCGGGGTGAGGCGGGCGCACCGGAGTTCGACGAGTGGATGGACCTGCTGACCGAAGGGCTCATGTCGTTCGTCATCGCCCTCGTGTACGTCGGCATCCCCGGCATCATCTTCACCGTCGGGATGTTCGTGCTGGGATTCGGCGCGGTAGCAGGCGCACAGACTGGGTCGAGCGGCCTGATGGCTGGCCTCGGCATCGTCGGCCTCCTGTTCGGCCTCGTGATGTTCGTCGTCCTGTTGCTCGCCGGGTACGTCGTCCCAGCGGCGATGGCGAACTTCGCGACCAAGCAGTCGTTCGGCGCTGGCTTCGAGTTCGGGACCGTCATGAGCATCGCGCTCACCAGCGACTACCTCGTCGCCTGGTTGCTCGCCATCGTCGTCTCCATCGTTCTCGGAACTATTGCAGGGATGCTCACGGCGATTCTCGTCGGCATCTTCCTGCTGTTCTACGTCCAGATGATGGTGTACTACCTCTACGGACGGGGCTACGCGAACGCACAGGAGACGACTGGTCCGCGGCCCACGGCACAGACTGCTGACTAA
- a CDS encoding DUF4870 domain-containing protein: MDETQVTRESGTGLDENVAGALSYLLGFITGIIMYFVEPENEFVRFHAAQSIALSAVIVVISIVLSFIGTILTSLLFVGNGGSFALFSILSLLLGLVYLVFAVGSFALWIYMMVRAYQGKTPRIPIAAGLADRIA, translated from the coding sequence ATGGACGAGACGCAAGTAACCCGTGAATCGGGAACCGGGTTAGACGAAAACGTCGCGGGAGCGCTCTCGTACCTCCTCGGATTCATCACGGGTATCATCATGTACTTCGTCGAGCCCGAAAACGAGTTCGTGCGCTTCCACGCTGCCCAGAGCATCGCGCTCTCTGCGGTCATCGTCGTCATCAGCATCGTCCTGAGCTTCATTGGGACGATACTCACGTCGTTGCTGTTCGTCGGCAACGGCGGGTCGTTCGCCCTGTTCAGCATCCTGTCGCTGCTGCTCGGCCTCGTGTACCTCGTGTTCGCCGTCGGCTCGTTCGCGCTGTGGATCTACATGATGGTCCGGGCCTACCAGGGCAAGACCCCGCGCATCCCCATCGCCGCAGGACTCGCGGACAGAATCGCCTGA
- a CDS encoding Zn-ribbon domain-containing OB-fold protein: MSQLEIPEHLKYDSWSEALKQGTLLGQECADCGHQTAAPKAACVRCGSRDIETIELETTGEVYSETTIAVSPVGFEAGYKIAIVHLGEAKAVGRVSGDVEIGDTVTFSGAFEHDGQPTPQFEVVSE, encoded by the coding sequence ATGAGCCAACTCGAGATTCCCGAACACCTGAAGTACGACAGCTGGAGTGAAGCACTGAAACAGGGCACGCTGCTCGGCCAGGAGTGTGCCGACTGCGGCCACCAGACCGCCGCGCCGAAAGCCGCGTGCGTCCGCTGTGGTAGCCGCGATATCGAAACCATCGAACTCGAAACCACCGGCGAAGTGTACTCCGAGACGACCATCGCCGTCTCTCCCGTCGGTTTCGAAGCCGGCTACAAAATCGCCATCGTCCACCTCGGCGAGGCCAAAGCGGTCGGCCGCGTTTCCGGCGACGTGGAGATCGGCGACACGGTGACGTTCTCCGGCGCGTTCGAACACGACGGCCAGCCGACGCCGCAATTCGAAGTCGTCTCCGAATAA
- a CDS encoding AAA domain-containing protein: protein MHLRGPVVEVGDVRQVNTKYGESDLAEVTLRPEDGQADPVKLTLWGKWAETADYLEPGMELVVKDASEREYQGETQYSTTKETMVVVEPAFLVNVTDIRSWVQCPRMYYLNKITGIPLNYPVIKGTIVHEVFGDLLRGGNLDEAVADRVEEAGLDLGLLEKDVEEVREDVKANARAIEGWLAQGTLGTEDNWRSEQMLISQTYGIKGRADALRRGNPVELKTGKNTNREPRFHDKVQVACYSLLLSDRGEMPDTGTLLYTKNAALDRAEATGDLSPAKEFSMGKGFLAFVLRKRNEIAAMEYDMSVPTGEEANAKCEYCFERDSCMVIAGRLGQHSKAGTIGASVPDEERDYFEQFYRLVEHERRAVHAEYAKLWKQTAAERADADLALIELEPAGQQQLDDGRWECYATCEDPVSKLREGDVVLASDGDPVQGHAELGRIQKLGSDITVVTDEPVEFRRLDVYPSELSADRMLVALHDAILTGEVRRKDILFGRREPEFRDEQVTYIDNNESQNAAVNLAVTCEDCALIHGPPGTGKTYTIARIIRALVERGDRVLLSAFTNRAVDNALEALRDQGFEDFVRVGSETGVRHDMQDKRLETRGDPTAQAAKVNDAPVVAATTAACGSRMMREQEFDVALVDEAAQLTEPGTLAAINLVTRFVLVGDHEQLPPVVQSEPEDEDRDLSRSLFERLHEQFPEASVMLDRQYRMAQKIQAFSSREFYGGKLRPATPEVAAQRIDQLPGVDATALPAHLSETVSFVDPDGKAVGNTNPDEATAVADVVAAYAAAGVPHEDIGVIAPYRAQVAEISRAVPEAVAVDTVDRFQGSSKEVIIVSFVTTETLDSPIFKDHRRVNVALTRAKKALVLVGDEGALSTMDLYARMVEWAR from the coding sequence GTGCATCTACGGGGACCCGTCGTCGAGGTAGGGGACGTTCGACAAGTCAACACGAAATACGGCGAGAGCGACCTCGCAGAGGTCACGCTCCGCCCCGAAGACGGGCAGGCAGACCCCGTGAAACTCACGCTCTGGGGGAAGTGGGCAGAGACCGCCGACTATCTCGAACCCGGCATGGAACTCGTGGTGAAGGACGCAAGCGAGCGCGAGTATCAGGGTGAAACGCAGTACTCGACGACCAAGGAGACGATGGTCGTCGTCGAGCCCGCCTTCCTCGTGAACGTGACCGACATCCGCTCGTGGGTGCAGTGCCCGCGGATGTACTACCTCAACAAGATTACCGGCATCCCGCTCAACTACCCCGTCATCAAGGGGACCATCGTCCACGAGGTGTTCGGCGACCTCCTTCGGGGAGGCAACTTGGACGAAGCCGTCGCAGACCGCGTTGAGGAGGCTGGTCTCGACCTCGGATTGCTCGAAAAAGACGTCGAGGAGGTTCGCGAGGACGTGAAAGCGAACGCCCGCGCCATCGAAGGCTGGCTGGCCCAGGGCACGCTCGGAACCGAAGATAACTGGCGCAGCGAGCAGATGCTCATCAGCCAGACCTACGGCATCAAGGGCCGCGCCGACGCCCTCCGCCGGGGAAATCCCGTCGAACTGAAGACCGGGAAGAACACGAATCGAGAGCCTCGATTCCACGACAAGGTGCAGGTCGCCTGCTACTCGCTCCTGCTCTCAGACCGTGGGGAGATGCCCGACACGGGAACCCTGCTTTACACGAAAAATGCCGCGCTCGACCGCGCAGAGGCCACCGGCGACCTCTCGCCAGCCAAAGAGTTCTCGATGGGCAAGGGCTTTCTCGCGTTCGTCCTGCGAAAACGCAACGAAATCGCCGCGATGGAGTACGACATGTCCGTCCCGACCGGCGAAGAGGCGAACGCGAAGTGCGAGTACTGCTTCGAGCGCGACAGTTGCATGGTCATCGCCGGGCGACTCGGCCAGCACTCGAAAGCCGGGACGATTGGCGCATCCGTCCCCGACGAGGAACGCGACTACTTCGAGCAGTTCTACCGTCTCGTCGAACACGAGCGCCGTGCCGTCCACGCGGAGTACGCGAAACTCTGGAAACAGACGGCAGCAGAGCGTGCAGACGCCGACCTCGCACTCATCGAGTTGGAACCCGCCGGCCAGCAGCAACTCGACGACGGTCGCTGGGAGTGTTACGCGACGTGTGAGGACCCAGTGTCGAAGCTGAGAGAGGGCGACGTCGTACTCGCGAGCGACGGCGACCCGGTCCAGGGCCACGCCGAACTCGGGCGCATCCAGAAACTCGGCTCCGACATCACCGTCGTCACCGACGAACCAGTCGAATTTCGGCGTCTCGACGTGTATCCATCCGAACTCTCGGCAGACCGGATGCTCGTCGCGCTCCACGACGCGATTCTCACGGGTGAGGTCCGCCGCAAGGACATCCTCTTCGGCCGTCGCGAACCCGAATTCCGCGACGAACAGGTCACGTACATCGACAATAACGAATCACAGAACGCCGCAGTGAACCTCGCCGTCACCTGTGAAGACTGCGCCCTGATTCACGGCCCGCCCGGGACGGGGAAGACGTACACCATCGCCCGAATTATTCGGGCTCTCGTAGAGCGCGGCGACCGCGTGCTCCTCTCTGCGTTCACGAATCGCGCGGTGGACAACGCCCTCGAAGCCCTCCGCGACCAGGGATTCGAGGACTTCGTGCGCGTCGGGTCAGAAACTGGCGTTCGCCACGACATGCAGGACAAACGCCTGGAGACGCGCGGGGACCCAACCGCGCAGGCGGCGAAAGTCAACGACGCCCCCGTCGTCGCGGCCACGACGGCGGCCTGCGGCTCGCGGATGATGCGCGAACAGGAATTCGACGTGGCGCTCGTCGACGAAGCGGCCCAACTCACCGAACCGGGAACCCTCGCGGCCATCAACCTCGTAACGCGGTTCGTCCTCGTCGGCGACCACGAGCAACTGCCGCCAGTCGTGCAATCCGAACCCGAAGACGAAGACCGCGACCTCTCGCGGTCGCTGTTCGAGCGACTCCACGAGCAGTTTCCCGAGGCCTCGGTGATGCTCGACCGCCAGTACCGCATGGCACAGAAGATTCAGGCGTTCTCCTCGCGGGAATTTTACGGCGGCAAACTCCGTCCGGCGACCCCGGAGGTGGCCGCCCAGCGCATCGATCAACTGCCGGGCGTGGACGCGACGGCGCTCCCAGCGCATCTCAGCGAAACCGTCTCGTTCGTGGACCCGGACGGAAAGGCGGTCGGGAACACGAACCCGGACGAAGCGACGGCCGTCGCTGACGTGGTGGCTGCCTACGCCGCCGCTGGCGTCCCCCACGAGGACATCGGCGTCATCGCGCCGTATCGGGCGCAGGTAGCAGAAATCTCGCGAGCAGTGCCGGAAGCGGTTGCTGTGGACACGGTAGACCGATTCCAGGGGTCGAGCAAGGAGGTCATCATCGTCTCGTTCGTGACGACGGAGACGCTCGACAGCCCCATTTTCAAGGACCACCGCCGCGTGAACGTCGCCCTCACCCGGGCGAAAAAGGCACTCGTCCTCGTCGGCGACGAGGGTGCGCTCTCGACGATGGACCTCTACGCCCGCATGGTCGAGTGGGCGAGGTAG
- a CDS encoding thiolase domain-containing protein, producing the protein MARASIVGAGMTKFGVHEETLPELFSEAALPAMDDAGVGAGDVDAFYLGNAMGGQTENDTHLAPTLASHVGIAGVPCQRFEDACATSSNAFKHAVQDVESGLHDVVLVGGVERCTPETGLGTGEMTRIFASASHRQYEQPTGLTFPGVFALLTKRHMFEYGTTEEQLAAVAVKNHAHGALNPRAHFGRDITVEDVVDSPIIADPFHLMDCCPFSDGASAVIVVSDDLAASFDAEPVDVTGVGHGTDIVPLSDKPDLPATMSARRAAQQAYKQAGITADDVDFAEVHDCFTGAEVMASEALGLFEDGQGGPAAAEGRTRIDGDMPINPSGGLKAKGHPIGATGTAQIVELVEQLRGDAGDRQIEDVETGIAHNLGGDAGTTLVSVLEVRA; encoded by the coding sequence ATGGCACGAGCAAGCATCGTGGGAGCCGGCATGACGAAGTTCGGCGTCCACGAGGAAACCTTACCTGAACTCTTCTCCGAAGCAGCCCTTCCAGCGATGGACGACGCCGGTGTCGGAGCCGGAGACGTAGACGCATTCTATCTCGGCAACGCGATGGGCGGACAGACAGAAAACGACACGCACCTCGCGCCGACGCTCGCCTCGCACGTCGGCATCGCGGGCGTTCCGTGTCAGCGCTTCGAGGACGCGTGTGCGACCTCTTCGAACGCCTTCAAACACGCCGTCCAGGACGTGGAGTCCGGACTCCACGACGTGGTCCTCGTCGGCGGGGTCGAACGCTGTACCCCTGAGACGGGCCTCGGCACCGGCGAGATGACGCGCATCTTCGCCTCCGCCAGTCACCGCCAGTACGAACAACCGACGGGGCTCACCTTCCCCGGCGTGTTCGCGCTTCTGACGAAACGACACATGTTCGAGTACGGCACGACCGAGGAGCAACTGGCCGCCGTCGCCGTCAAGAACCACGCTCACGGTGCGCTCAACCCGCGCGCACACTTCGGCCGAGACATCACCGTCGAGGACGTCGTCGACTCGCCTATCATCGCCGACCCGTTCCACCTGATGGACTGCTGTCCATTCTCCGACGGCGCGAGCGCGGTCATCGTCGTCTCCGACGACCTCGCAGCGAGTTTCGACGCAGAACCCGTGGACGTGACCGGCGTCGGCCACGGCACGGACATCGTTCCGCTCTCCGACAAACCCGACCTCCCGGCCACGATGTCGGCCCGGCGGGCCGCACAGCAGGCCTACAAGCAGGCGGGTATCACGGCCGATGACGTAGACTTCGCCGAAGTCCACGACTGCTTCACCGGCGCGGAGGTCATGGCCTCCGAGGCACTCGGCCTGTTCGAGGACGGACAGGGAGGCCCGGCTGCGGCAGAGGGACGCACTCGCATTGACGGCGACATGCCAATCAACCCGAGTGGCGGCCTGAAAGCGAAGGGCCACCCGATTGGGGCGACTGGCACGGCACAGATCGTCGAACTCGTCGAACAACTCCGCGGCGACGCTGGCGACCGGCAAATCGAAGATGTCGAAACGGGTATCGCCCACAACCTCGGTGGCGACGCCGGTACCACGCTCGTCTCGGTCCTGGAGGTGCGCGCATGA
- the rqcH gene encoding ribosome rescue protein RqcH, with protein sequence MDQKRELTSVDLAALVTEFGSYEGAKIDKAYLYDDDLLRLKMRDFERGRIELMIEVGEQKRAHLLAPEHVPDAPGRPPNFAMMLRNRLSGADFAGVEQFEFDRILSFHFTREDQDTTIVAELFGQGNLAVLNEDNEVISSLETVRLKSRTVAPGSIYEFPSSRFHPFKASFEQFVARMEQSDTDLVRTLATQLNFGGLYAEELCTRAGVEKAKDIGNATEDEFQALYDALTRLKDSLTPGNLEPRLYTDEDGRPVDVTPIPLEEHEDLDAEAYQTFNAALDEYFVKLEADDAKQRGKPKQSAGSNRPDFEERIERQQRIIEQQEQAISGFDERADAERARAELLYREYDLVNDILSTVKGAREEGVPWREIEEKFAEGKERGIPAAESVVNVDGSTSTVTITIDDYKIDLDTTQGVEHNADRLYTEAKRIAEKKEGALAAIEDTREELEDLERQRDEWEAGDEDDADETEEAEEIDWLTEQSIPIRKNEQWYERFRWFHTSDGFLVIGGRNANDNEELVKKYLDKGDLFFHTQAHGGPITILKATGPSEPARDVDIPEQSKKEAAQFAVSYSSVWKDGRFADEAYMVNKDQVSKTPESGEYLEKGAFTIRGDRTYFKNTEVGVAVGIRCEPRTEVIGGPPSAIEKQAVTTIELEPGQFAQNDMAKMCYREFRERFTDTSFVRKVASPDKIQEFLPPGGSRMRE encoded by the coding sequence ATGGACCAAAAACGGGAACTGACGAGCGTCGACCTCGCCGCGCTCGTCACGGAGTTCGGGTCGTACGAGGGGGCCAAAATCGACAAGGCCTACCTCTACGACGACGACCTGCTCCGGCTGAAGATGCGTGATTTCGAACGGGGGCGCATCGAACTGATGATCGAAGTCGGCGAGCAAAAGCGCGCACATCTCCTCGCGCCAGAGCACGTCCCGGACGCGCCGGGCCGCCCGCCGAACTTCGCGATGATGCTCAGAAACCGGCTGTCGGGGGCTGATTTTGCCGGCGTCGAACAGTTCGAATTCGACCGCATCCTCTCGTTCCACTTCACGCGCGAGGACCAGGACACGACTATCGTCGCAGAACTGTTCGGCCAGGGGAATCTCGCCGTCCTGAACGAGGACAACGAGGTCATCAGCAGCTTGGAGACTGTTCGGCTGAAGTCGCGGACGGTCGCACCGGGGTCGATTTACGAGTTCCCCTCCTCGCGATTCCACCCGTTCAAGGCGAGTTTCGAGCAGTTCGTCGCGCGAATGGAGCAATCCGACACGGACCTCGTGCGGACGCTCGCGACCCAACTCAACTTCGGGGGCCTCTACGCTGAGGAACTCTGTACTCGCGCCGGCGTCGAGAAGGCGAAGGACATCGGGAACGCCACCGAAGACGAGTTCCAGGCGCTCTACGACGCACTGACGCGACTGAAGGACTCGCTCACGCCGGGCAATCTGGAACCCCGTCTCTACACCGACGAGGACGGCCGGCCCGTGGACGTGACGCCGATTCCGCTCGAAGAGCACGAGGACCTCGACGCCGAGGCGTACCAGACGTTCAACGCGGCGCTCGACGAGTACTTCGTCAAACTCGAAGCCGACGACGCGAAACAGCGCGGGAAACCCAAACAGAGCGCCGGGAGCAATCGACCCGATTTCGAGGAACGAATCGAACGCCAACAGCGCATTATCGAACAGCAGGAACAGGCCATCTCCGGGTTCGATGAGCGCGCGGACGCAGAGCGAGCACGCGCAGAACTGCTCTACCGCGAATACGACCTCGTAAACGACATCCTCTCGACGGTCAAGGGCGCCCGCGAGGAGGGCGTCCCGTGGCGCGAAATCGAGGAGAAGTTCGCAGAGGGCAAAGAACGAGGGATTCCTGCCGCCGAATCCGTCGTGAACGTGGATGGCTCCACCTCGACGGTCACGATTACTATCGACGACTACAAAATCGACCTCGACACGACGCAGGGAGTCGAACACAACGCAGACCGCCTCTACACCGAGGCAAAGCGCATCGCGGAGAAGAAGGAAGGTGCGCTCGCGGCTATCGAAGACACTCGCGAGGAACTCGAAGACCTCGAGCGCCAGCGCGACGAGTGGGAAGCGGGCGACGAAGACGACGCGGACGAAACCGAGGAAGCAGAAGAAATCGACTGGCTCACAGAACAATCGATTCCGATTCGCAAGAACGAGCAGTGGTACGAGCGCTTCCGCTGGTTCCACACGTCGGACGGCTTCCTCGTCATCGGCGGGCGCAACGCAAACGACAACGAGGAACTCGTAAAGAAATACCTCGACAAGGGCGACCTGTTCTTCCACACGCAGGCCCACGGTGGCCCAATCACGATTCTCAAGGCGACCGGCCCGAGCGAACCGGCCCGCGACGTAGACATCCCCGAACAGAGCAAAAAGGAGGCAGCGCAGTTCGCCGTCTCCTACTCTTCGGTCTGGAAAGACGGCCGCTTCGCTGACGAAGCGTACATGGTGAACAAAGACCAGGTGTCGAAGACGCCCGAGAGTGGCGAATACTTAGAGAAGGGCGCGTTCACGATTCGTGGCGACCGGACCTACTTCAAGAACACCGAAGTCGGCGTCGCCGTTGGAATCCGTTGTGAACCGCGAACCGAAGTCATCGGCGGGCCGCCGTCGGCTATCGAGAAGCAGGCGGTGACCACCATCGAACTCGAACCCGGCCAGTTCGCCCAGAACGACATGGCGAAGATGTGCTATCGCGAGTTCCGTGAGCGCTTTACGGACACGTCGTTCGTCAGGAAAGTGGCGTCACCGGACAAAATTCAGGAGTTCCTCCCGCCGGGTGGGAGTCGGATGCGCGAGTAG
- a CDS encoding mRNA surveillance protein pelota → MRIASRTRTEGGRERIVLVPESLDDLWHLTYILEPGDHVSGDTTRRIQRDDDMMRDTGGEREHMNVTIEVDETEFHKFANRLRVGGTIVGCSREDQLGFHHTLNVEEREEITVEKVWQADQLDRLEDAVEATENPDVAIVTVEEAQAYVHTVAQYGTEEYASISGPTGKGEYARSRSELFEEIASVLSHLEVDAIILAGPGFTKQDALKFLQENAKDIAEKITTVDTSSVGDRGVHEVLKRGAVDQVQAETRIAEEAELIDTLMENIAQDAKAAYGVEEVQKASDYGAIENLLILDERLRMERGGQGDWDFDVNDLIQAVEQKGGEVTVFSSEFPPGEQLSNLGGIAAILRYRLQ, encoded by the coding sequence ATGCGAATCGCGAGCCGGACACGGACAGAGGGCGGCCGCGAGCGAATCGTGCTCGTGCCCGAAAGCCTCGACGACCTCTGGCATCTCACCTATATTTTAGAACCCGGAGACCACGTCTCGGGCGACACGACCCGCCGCATCCAGCGCGACGACGACATGATGCGCGACACGGGCGGCGAACGCGAACACATGAACGTCACCATCGAAGTTGACGAGACGGAGTTCCACAAGTTCGCGAACCGCTTGCGGGTTGGCGGCACCATCGTCGGCTGTTCGCGCGAAGACCAACTCGGCTTCCACCACACGCTCAACGTGGAGGAACGCGAGGAAATCACGGTCGAGAAAGTGTGGCAGGCAGACCAGTTAGACCGACTCGAAGACGCCGTCGAAGCCACCGAGAATCCCGACGTGGCCATCGTGACGGTCGAGGAGGCGCAGGCCTACGTCCACACCGTCGCCCAGTACGGCACGGAGGAGTACGCCTCGATTTCCGGGCCGACGGGGAAAGGCGAGTACGCTCGCTCTCGAAGCGAACTGTTCGAGGAGATTGCGAGCGTCCTCTCGCACTTGGAGGTGGACGCCATCATCCTCGCGGGACCGGGATTCACCAAGCAAGACGCGCTCAAGTTCCTCCAGGAGAACGCGAAGGACATCGCCGAGAAGATTACGACGGTGGACACGAGTTCCGTCGGCGACCGCGGGGTCCACGAAGTCCTGAAGCGTGGGGCGGTCGACCAGGTGCAGGCGGAGACCCGAATCGCCGAGGAGGCCGAACTCATCGACACGCTGATGGAGAACATCGCACAGGACGCGAAAGCCGCCTACGGCGTCGAAGAAGTGCAGAAAGCCTCCGACTACGGCGCAATCGAGAACCTGCTCATCTTGGACGAACGCCTCCGCATGGAACGGGGCGGACAAGGCGACTGGGACTTCGACGTGAACGACCTGATTCAGGCCGTAGAACAGAAAGGCGGCGAAGTCACCGTCTTCTCCAGTGAGTTCCCACCGGGCGAGCAACTCTCGAATTTAGGCGGGATTGCGGCGATTCTCCGCTACCGGTTGCAGTAG